The following are from one region of the Vicugna pacos chromosome 9, VicPac4, whole genome shotgun sequence genome:
- the DKKL1 gene encoding dickkopf-like protein 1, with protein MWHPLVLLLLLPSASVPPCTAASIRGADAQESSSGFLGLQSLLQGFTRLFLKDDLLRGMDSFFSPPVDVRGLPRNYHQEEKQERQLGSNTLSSHLQIDKVTDNKTGEVLISEKVVASIQPEKGSLEGDWKVPKIEEKEAQVPIPKVMDNSHPELHPRRVAFWIMKLPRRRSHQDAQESGQWLSEKRHRLQAIRDGLREGTRKDGLEEGTQSSSHAKLRARKTHFLYILRPSQQL; from the exons ATGTGGCACCCGctggtcctgctgctgctgctcccctcTGCTTCGGTGCCCCCCTGTACTGCAGCCTCGATCCGcggtgctgacgcccaggagagTTCCTCGGGTTTTCTAGGCCTCCAGAGTCTACTCCAAGGTTTCACCCGGCTTTTCCTGAAA GATGACCTGCTTCGGGGTATGGATAGCTTCTTCTCTCCCCCTGTTGACGTCCGGGGCCTCCCCAGGAACTACCACCAAGAAGAGAAACAGGAGCGTCAGCTGGGGAGCAATACTCTCTCCAGCCACCTCCAGATAGACAAG GTGACTGACAACAAGACAGGAGAGGTGCTGATCTCAGAGAAGGTGGTGGCATCCATCCAGCCAGAAAAGGGGAGCTTGGAGGGTGACTGGAAG GTACCCAAGATAGAGGAGAAGGAAGCCCAGGTGCCCATCCCAAAGGTGATGGACAACTCCCACCCAGAACTCCATCCCCGCCGAGTGGCCTTTTGGATCATGAAGCTGCCACGGCGGAGGTCCCACCAGGATGCCCAGGAGAGCGGCCAATGGCTCAGTGAGAAGCGACACCGCCTGCAGGCCATCCGGGATGGGCTCCGAGAGGGGACTCGCAAGGACGGCCTTGAAGAGGGGACCCAGAGTTCCTCTCACGCCAAGCTGCGTGCCCGCAAGACCCACTTCCTGTATATCCTCAGGCCCTCCCAGCAGCtatag